The following are encoded together in the Phoenix dactylifera cultivar Barhee BC4 unplaced genomic scaffold, palm_55x_up_171113_PBpolish2nd_filt_p 000653F, whole genome shotgun sequence genome:
- the LOC113461526 gene encoding uncharacterized protein LOC113461526, with translation MMLKKPLQAVHRKCYNIHRNWRHNMKLHYKHVKNVLHVDPYSHPYEHVTQEDWRHLIDDVWKSKEHKVRSKAGKKNRKKLEYNHCSGSRSFVATMTIQPEFNGSENLEFPEFYKKTHTKKNKEWIDPICAVKHSKMLSLQEESSQSGVQLTSEEMSRQALGKKEEIHSWIWGWAEALFIFFHT, from the exons ATGATGTTGAAGAAACCATTACAAGCTGTCCACAGAAAATGCTACAATATTCACAGAAATTGGAGGCACAATATGAAATTGCATTACAAGCATGTTAAGAACGTCTTACATGTGGATCCTTATAGTCATCCATACGAACATGTGACTCAAGAGGATTGGCGCCACTTAATTGACGATGTGTGGAAAAGCAAAGAACACAAG GTGAGATCAAAAGCTggcaaaaagaatagaaaaaagcTTGAGTACAATCATTGTTCAGGATCTCGGTCATTTGTTGCAACAATGACTATACAG CCGGAGTTTAATGGTTCTGAAAACCTTGAATTTCcagaattctataagaaaactcATACCAAGAAGAACAAAGAGTGGATTGATCCTATTTGCGCCGTGAAACAT tcaaagatGTTGAGCTTGCAAGAAGAATCTTCCCAATCCGGTGTGCAATTAACATCAGAGGAGATGTCTAGGCAGGCACTtggaaaaaaggaagagatacattcttggatttggggatgggccgaagccctcttcatcttcttccacaccTAG